The following are encoded in a window of Oncorhynchus masou masou isolate Uvic2021 chromosome 17, UVic_Omas_1.1, whole genome shotgun sequence genomic DNA:
- the LOC135558710 gene encoding THAP domain-containing protein 1-like, producing MGGCSAPNCSNSTTIGKQLFRFPKEPIRKKKWLVNCRRNFLPTPHSRLCQDHFELSQFEEIARSPAGGQKLKPNAVPTLFNVQDPPYPVTPQIVLPLKPEPVERDLNVGDHGYARRQTTLGREEYDADELHKAEERPCIHCQHYRTLLEQEMQHTARLQKEVEEMKKRMFRLDRIERGLQTFLYEDQIRALTLTKRSRRAVWSHETVLKARKIRCAVGGKGYEFLRELGYPLPSYRTLCNRLDNKIMVTTAMGCDELAELGLGIISTCDSPEGDGGDEAFVGVIS from the exons ATGGGTGGGTGCTCCGCTCCAAATTGCTCAAACTCAACAACAATTGGGAAGCAACTGTTTCGTTTTCCAAAAGAGCCTATACGTAAGAAGAAATGGCTTGTAAACTGCAGGCGTAATTTTTTACCAACTCCACATTCCAGACTGTGTCAG GACCATTTTGAGCTGAGTCAGTTTGAAGAAATCGCCAGGTCGCCAGCAGGGGGACAGAAGCTGAAACCAAATGCCGTCCCCACTCTTTTCAATGTGCAAGATCCACCTTATCCCGTAACCCCACAGATAGTGCTACCACTCAAGCCAGAGCCAG TGGAGAGGGATCTCAATGTGGGGGATCATGGCTACGCACGACGGCAAACAACTCTGGGCAGGGAGGAATATGATGCTGATGAACTGCACAAGGCAGAGGAACGTCCCTGCATCCATTGTCAACATTACAGAACACTGCTGGAACAAGAAATGCAACACACAGCCAGATTACAGAAAGAG GTAGAGGAAATGAAAAAGCGGATGTTTAGACTGGACAGAATAGAGAGGGGCCTCCAGACATTTCTGTATGAAGACCAGATCCGCGCCCTGACACTGACCAAGCGTTCCCGGAGAGCTGTGTGGTCCCACGAGACAGTGCTGAAGGCCCGTAAGATCCGATGTGCGGTCGGTGGCAAGGGTTATGAATTCCTCCGGGAGTTAGGCTACCCCCTGCCATCTTATAGAACTTTATGCAACCGCCTGGATAACAAAATCATGGTGACGACAGCCATGGGGTGTGATGAGCTGGCAGAGCTAGGTCTAGGAATCATATCCACATGTGATAGTCCAGAGGGAGATGGGGGCGATGAGGCTTTCGTTGGAGTGATCTCATGA